A section of the Candidatus Reconcilbacillus cellulovorans genome encodes:
- a CDS encoding D-amino-acid transaminase: MHMIYGNRVVRREDVRISPLDRGYYFGDGVYEVIRVYAGRLFEADAHFRRLARSAEGIGLKPPIATNELRGLIDRLLALDGVTDGTVYLQMTRGVAPRTHAFPSAAEPVVVGWADPYERPVAAMEQGVRVVTVADIRWLRCDLKTLNLLPNVLARQQAVERGAAEAVLHRDGVVTEASAANVMIVKNGIIRTHPADHRILRGVTRDVVLRLACELGIAVEETPFTVDELYAADEAFLTGTTVEIMPIVEADGRPIGDGRPGPVVRRLQRAFAELLPET, from the coding sequence ATGCATATGATTTACGGCAATCGCGTCGTCCGTCGCGAGGACGTCCGCATTTCGCCGCTGGACCGCGGATACTATTTCGGCGACGGCGTTTATGAAGTTATTCGCGTCTATGCGGGCCGCCTGTTCGAGGCGGACGCGCATTTTCGCCGTCTTGCCCGAAGCGCGGAAGGCATCGGCCTCAAGCCGCCGATTGCGACGAACGAGCTGCGCGGGCTGATCGACCGGCTTCTTGCGCTCGACGGCGTGACCGACGGCACGGTCTACCTGCAGATGACGCGCGGCGTCGCGCCGAGGACACATGCTTTTCCGTCCGCCGCCGAACCGGTCGTCGTCGGCTGGGCGGATCCGTACGAGCGGCCGGTCGCCGCCATGGAGCAGGGTGTACGCGTCGTCACCGTCGCGGACATCCGCTGGCTGCGGTGCGACCTGAAAACGCTCAATCTGTTGCCGAACGTGCTCGCCCGCCAACAGGCGGTCGAACGCGGCGCGGCGGAGGCGGTGCTGCACCGCGACGGCGTCGTGACGGAAGCGAGCGCCGCCAACGTTATGATCGTGAAGAACGGCATCATCCGGACGCATCCGGCCGACCACCGCATTCTGCGCGGCGTCACGCGCGACGTCGTCCTGCGCCTTGCCTGCGAGCTCGGCATCGCCGTCGAGGAAACGCCGTTTACCGTGGACGAGCTGTACGCCGCCGACGAGGCGTTTCTGACGGGAACGACGGTCGAAATCATGCCGATCGTCGAAGCCGACGGCCGGCCGATCGGCGACGGTCGGCCCGGTCCGGTCGTCCGGCGGCTTCAGCGGGCGTTCGCCGAACTGTTGCCCGAAACATGA
- a CDS encoding octanoyltransferase, which produces MRQWRLLRTGNRSPAENMAIDEAILIAYGKGGGMPTIRFYGWNPPTLSIGCFQRAEREIDFDRLQERGIGFVRRPTGGRAVLHDRELTYSLVVSERDVPRSVTESYRELSVWLLEGFRRLGLEADMVAWTDGIGRAGRAPAPGTAACFDSPSWYELVVDGRKIAGSAQMRSRGAVLQHGSVPLELDADKLFAVLRYPSEQARAVAAAAFARKAASVNELLVARGRPAIDVEEAEQVFTEAFAAAMGAVLVPGELTEEERRLADGLVREKYGADEWNLRR; this is translated from the coding sequence ATGCGGCAATGGCGGCTGTTGCGGACGGGTAACCGTTCGCCGGCGGAAAACATGGCGATCGACGAGGCGATTTTGATCGCGTACGGCAAAGGCGGAGGGATGCCGACCATTCGGTTTTACGGCTGGAATCCGCCGACGTTGTCCATCGGCTGTTTCCAGAGGGCGGAGCGGGAGATCGATTTCGACCGACTGCAGGAGCGCGGTATCGGGTTTGTGCGGAGACCGACGGGCGGCCGCGCGGTGCTGCACGACCGAGAGCTGACGTACAGCCTCGTCGTGTCCGAACGCGACGTGCCGCGCAGTGTCACCGAATCGTATCGCGAGCTGAGCGTTTGGCTGTTGGAAGGGTTTCGCAGGCTCGGGCTGGAAGCGGACATGGTCGCGTGGACGGACGGCATCGGGCGGGCCGGCCGGGCGCCTGCCCCCGGCACGGCCGCTTGTTTCGATTCGCCGTCGTGGTACGAACTCGTCGTCGACGGGCGCAAAATCGCCGGCAGCGCCCAGATGCGGTCGCGGGGAGCGGTGCTGCAGCACGGGTCGGTTCCGCTGGAGCTCGACGCGGACAAGCTGTTTGCGGTGTTGCGCTATCCGAGCGAGCAGGCGCGGGCGGTGGCGGCGGCCGCGTTTGCCCGAAAGGCGGCGTCGGTCAACGAACTGCTCGTCGCGCGCGGCCGACCGGCGATCGACGTCGAGGAAGCGGAACAAGTGTTTACCGAGGCGTTCGCCGCCGCAATGGGCGCGGTACTCGTGCCGGGGGAGCTGACGGAGGAAGAACGAAGGCTGGCCGACGGGCTCGTCCGGGAAAAATACGGTGCGGACGAGTGGAATTTGCGGCGGTGA
- a CDS encoding ATP-dependent helicase, with product MLIDRRWRESFESRAERNGPWDDWTMFRLAVEAETASLVPSFDTMLCLSRLSGFSPMPHQIETARKVLFEMRGRAVLADEVGLGKTIEAGLVLKEYLIRGLVRKALILVPASLVLQWVRELNQKFDIPAVAHKKEYMWTGCDILVASLDTAKRAPHRDIVLGIDYDMLIVDEAHKLKNDRSANYRFVNRIRKKYCLLLTATPVQNDLSELYNLITVVKPGQLGAQDRFRETFMLDRRVPKNEERLRGEIAKVMIRNRRGDGDIEFTRRIVRNVRLELSVDERRLYDGVTDFVRNRYREAKSSGSSGSMLPLLVLQREVCSSRDAVFLTLVRMFAKTPQDSPVRQDILSLVELIRLVQANTKAEKTAELLRECGDKAVVFTEYRATQEYLLQFLKERGIAAVPYRGGMNRGKKDWMTDLFRNRAQVMVATEAGGEGINLQFCNHIINFDLPWNPMRVEQRIGRVHRVGQTRDVYIFNLTTAGTIEEHILTLLHEKINLFERVIGGLDAILERLESKTPWEANLFRLAMEAESDDELRAGLDRLGKAFRDAERLVKSERALSTGGVRLAARSGENQS from the coding sequence ATCCTGATCGACCGAAGGTGGCGGGAATCTTTTGAATCCCGTGCGGAGCGAAACGGCCCCTGGGACGACTGGACGATGTTCCGCCTGGCGGTCGAGGCGGAAACGGCGTCGCTTGTGCCCTCGTTCGACACGATGCTGTGCTTGTCCCGGCTGTCCGGCTTTTCGCCGATGCCGCACCAGATCGAGACGGCGCGGAAAGTGCTGTTCGAGATGCGCGGCCGCGCCGTGCTGGCGGATGAAGTCGGCCTCGGCAAAACGATCGAAGCCGGACTCGTGTTGAAAGAATACTTGATCCGCGGACTCGTCCGTAAGGCGCTCATCCTCGTCCCCGCTTCGCTCGTGCTGCAATGGGTGCGCGAACTGAACCAAAAGTTCGACATCCCCGCCGTCGCCCACAAAAAAGAATACATGTGGACGGGCTGCGACATTCTCGTCGCGTCGCTGGACACGGCCAAACGCGCGCCGCATCGCGACATCGTGCTCGGCATCGACTACGACATGCTGATCGTCGACGAGGCGCACAAACTGAAAAACGACAGATCCGCCAACTACAGGTTCGTCAACCGGATCCGGAAAAAATATTGCCTGCTGCTCACCGCCACGCCGGTGCAAAACGATCTGTCCGAACTGTATAACCTGATTACCGTCGTGAAGCCCGGTCAGCTCGGCGCCCAGGACCGTTTTCGAGAAACATTCATGCTGGACCGGCGCGTCCCGAAAAACGAAGAGCGTCTGCGCGGGGAGATCGCCAAAGTGATGATCCGCAACCGCCGCGGCGACGGCGACATCGAATTCACCCGCCGCATCGTCCGCAACGTCCGACTGGAGCTGTCCGTCGATGAGCGTCGGTTGTACGACGGCGTCACCGATTTCGTCCGGAACCGCTACCGGGAAGCCAAATCGTCCGGCAGCTCAGGCAGCATGCTGCCGCTGCTCGTCCTGCAGCGGGAAGTGTGCTCCAGCCGCGACGCCGTTTTTTTGACGCTCGTCCGCATGTTCGCCAAAACGCCGCAGGACTCTCCGGTCCGACAGGACATTCTGTCGCTGGTCGAACTCATCCGTCTTGTACAAGCCAACACCAAAGCGGAGAAGACGGCGGAACTGCTGCGCGAATGCGGCGACAAGGCCGTCGTGTTCACCGAATACCGCGCGACGCAGGAATATTTGCTCCAGTTTTTGAAAGAACGCGGCATCGCCGCCGTTCCGTACCGCGGCGGCATGAATCGCGGCAAAAAGGATTGGATGACCGATCTGTTCCGCAACCGCGCGCAAGTGATGGTCGCCACGGAAGCGGGAGGAGAAGGGATTAATCTTCAATTTTGCAATCACATCATCAACTTCGATCTCCCATGGAACCCCATGCGCGTCGAACAGCGCATCGGCCGCGTCCACCGCGTCGGTCAGACGCGCGACGTCTACATTTTTAACTTGACGACGGCCGGTACGATCGAGGAACATATTTTGACGCTGCTGCATGAAAAAATCAATCTGTTCGAGCGGGTCATCGGCGGGCTCGACGCGATTCTCGAGCGGCTGGAAAGCAAGACGCCGTGGGAAGCGAATCTGTTTCGCCTGGCGATGGAAGCGGAGTCGGACGACGAACTGCGCGCCGGCCTTGATCGTCTCGGCAAAGCGTTTCGCGACGCCGAACGTCTGGTCAAATCCGAACGGGCCTTGTCGACCGGTGGCGTCCGGCTTGCCGCCCGATCGGGGGAAAACCAATCGTGA
- a CDS encoding YqzE family protein, translating into MKPSEWLKWITEQFVLYLDTPRDIRRERRRQRRRMQPPWSVRWFGLVPLGLSMWLRRRPGR; encoded by the coding sequence TTGAAGCCGTCGGAATGGCTGAAATGGATAACCGAGCAATTTGTGCTTTATCTTGATACACCGCGCGACATTCGGCGGGAAAGGCGCCGGCAGCGGCGGCGGATGCAGCCGCCGTGGAGCGTACGTTGGTTCGGCCTTGTGCCGCTCGGTCTATCGATGTGGTTGCGCCGTCGCCCGGGGCGATGA
- a CDS encoding arginine--tRNA ligase: protein MDRYKTSAAAWVAAQLEGVDAAAVAELFEYPPNPDLGDLSLPCFKLSKTLRKPPQAIASTLAERWRKNDLPIAASVEAVGGYLNFRWDAARFAADVLRAVLTERERYGARPIGEGRTVVIDYSSPNIAKPFHVGHLRSTVIGNALYRIHAFLGFRCVGVNHLGDWGTQFGKQIAAYMRWGDAKRVEEEGVAELLRLYVRFHEEAERQPELEDEARAYFARLERGDEECVRLWRWFVDISYREFEKIYNLLGIRFDSIAGESFYNDKIAPVIDELREKGLLEEDDGALIVRLDEDGMPPVLILKKDGSTLYHTRDLAAAFYRKKTYDFHKCLYVTGAEQSLHFAQWFKIVERMGYAWAKDLVHVPFGRVSLEGAKLSTRKGNVVLLEELLQKAIEKTLDIIREKNPDLENKEEVARQVGVGAVVFSDLSSARIKDVVFSWEEALNFEGETGPYVQYAHARACSVLRKANGGESIEGPDAPDESVAALLVHPAERATLRDLALLPERILQAQEKLEPSILARHLIDLAQSFNRFYHDCPILVAEADVRTARLALVKSVQLALRTGLGLLGVEAPERI from the coding sequence CTGGATCGCTACAAAACCTCGGCGGCCGCGTGGGTCGCCGCGCAGCTCGAAGGGGTAGACGCCGCCGCAGTTGCGGAACTGTTCGAATACCCGCCGAACCCCGATCTCGGCGATCTCTCGCTGCCGTGTTTCAAACTGAGCAAAACGTTGCGCAAGCCTCCCCAGGCGATCGCATCGACGCTTGCCGAGCGGTGGCGGAAAAACGACCTGCCGATCGCCGCTTCCGTGGAAGCCGTCGGCGGATACCTTAATTTTCGTTGGGACGCCGCGCGTTTTGCGGCCGACGTGCTGCGCGCCGTCCTGACCGAGCGCGAACGTTACGGCGCCCGGCCGATCGGCGAAGGCCGCACCGTCGTCATCGACTATTCGTCGCCGAACATCGCCAAGCCGTTCCACGTCGGTCATCTGCGGTCGACGGTCATCGGCAACGCACTGTACCGGATTCACGCTTTTCTCGGCTTTCGCTGCGTCGGCGTCAACCATCTCGGCGACTGGGGCACCCAGTTCGGCAAGCAAATCGCCGCCTACATGCGGTGGGGCGACGCGAAGCGGGTAGAGGAGGAAGGCGTCGCCGAGCTTTTACGGCTGTACGTCCGCTTTCACGAGGAGGCCGAGCGGCAGCCCGAGCTGGAGGATGAGGCGCGCGCCTATTTCGCGCGTCTTGAGCGCGGCGACGAGGAATGCGTCCGGCTGTGGCGCTGGTTCGTGGACATCAGCTATCGAGAATTTGAAAAAATTTATAACTTGCTCGGCATCCGTTTCGACTCGATCGCCGGCGAAAGTTTCTACAACGACAAGATCGCGCCGGTGATCGACGAACTGCGCGAGAAGGGGCTGCTGGAGGAAGACGACGGCGCCCTGATCGTCCGCCTCGACGAAGACGGCATGCCGCCGGTGCTCATTCTGAAAAAGGACGGCTCGACGCTGTATCATACGCGCGACCTGGCCGCCGCTTTTTACCGAAAAAAGACATACGATTTCCATAAATGCCTCTACGTTACCGGGGCAGAACAAAGCTTGCATTTCGCGCAATGGTTCAAAATCGTCGAGCGGATGGGCTACGCATGGGCCAAAGACCTCGTCCACGTGCCGTTCGGTCGCGTCAGTCTCGAAGGCGCGAAACTGTCGACGCGCAAAGGGAACGTCGTCTTACTGGAAGAATTGTTGCAAAAGGCGATCGAAAAAACGCTCGACATCATTCGTGAGAAAAATCCGGATCTGGAAAACAAAGAGGAAGTCGCGCGGCAGGTCGGCGTCGGCGCCGTGGTGTTCAGCGATCTGAGTTCAGCGCGCATCAAGGACGTCGTGTTTTCGTGGGAAGAAGCGCTCAATTTCGAAGGGGAGACCGGACCGTACGTCCAGTACGCGCACGCGCGCGCCTGCAGCGTGCTTCGCAAGGCAAACGGCGGCGAATCGATCGAAGGGCCGGACGCGCCGGACGAATCCGTCGCCGCGCTGCTCGTGCATCCCGCTGAACGGGCGACATTGCGGGACCTGGCGCTTTTGCCGGAACGCATTTTGCAGGCGCAGGAAAAGCTGGAACCTTCGATTCTCGCCCGGCACTTGATCGACTTGGCGCAAAGTTTCAACCGTTTTTATCATGACTGCCCGATTCTCGTCGCGGAGGCGGACGTGAGGACTGCCCGGCTTGCGCTTGTGAAATCCGTTCAGTTGGCGCTGAGGACGGGGCTCGGGCTGCTCGGCGTCGAGGCACCGGAAAGAATATGA